The following proteins are co-located in the Cutaneotrichosporon cavernicola HIS019 DNA, chromosome: 3 genome:
- a CDS encoding uncharacterized protein (protein-histidine N-methyltransferase activity) has product MFKFSFVDESDDEDVQVVATSAAHSREPGPSQDHTLADLIKTLPDVISYSPLPHPSGGAPLLRRDLYDARFQLAVRGGEEGGQDEDAYVDADTDLIPGTYEGGLKSWEGGVDLVEVISAATKGNEADWVRDSKVLELGCGTGLPSAYLLRCLLSSSLPPGKTVIHVQDYNLPVLSLVTLPNLVLAALPSLPLSARGAAEAAALPRPPKSDTIEEEPENEEDWQDQDEDEDIKRPFDPNAAGTLELSPAVLDAFTSLLEERGVELKFTSGDWGGMAQSVGSYDLIMSAETIYAEDSVGPLLDVIRAASASSKKENGKENDLSDSLGALQIDDFTRAPLSEGSSVILIAAKVLYFGVGGGLDAFLGQVEGLGGWSVRVRDWVRGVGRAVVRIGW; this is encoded by the exons ATGTTCAAGTTCTCTTTCGTCGAC GAatcggacgacgaggacgtccAAGTCGTTgccacctcggccgcgcaCTCGCGTGAGCCTGGACCATCGCAGGACCACACgcttgccgacctc ATCAAAACTCTCCCAGACGTCATCTCCTACTCGCCTCTTCCGCACCCATCCGGAGGAGCGCCCCTCCTACGTCGGGACTTGTACGATGCGCGTTTCCAGCTCGCAGTCCgtggcggggaggagggtggtCAGGATGAGGACGCGTACGTCGACGCGGACACGGACCTCATTCCCGGGACATATGAGGGTGGTCTCAAGAGCTGGGAGGGGGGTGTTGATCTCGTGGAAGTCATTTCTGCCGCAACAAAGGGAAACGAAGCCGACTGGGTGCGCGACAGTAAAGTCCTCGAGTTGGGTTGCGGCACCGGTTTGCCCTCGGCGTACCTCTTGCGGTGTctcctctcttcttccttACCTCCAGGAAAAACTGTGATCCACGTACAGGACTACAACCTCCCCGTGTTGTCGCTCGTCACCCTCCCGAATTTGGTGcttgccgccctcccctcccttcccctctcCGCTAGGGGGGCTGCTGAGGCCGCTGCCCTGCCTCGCCCACCCAAGTCGGATACgattgaggaggagccggAGAACGAGGAAGATTGGCAAGACCAGGATGAAGACGAAGACATCAAACGTCCCTTCGACCCTAACGCCGCGGGGACGCTCGAACTCTCCCCAGCCGTCCTGGACGCCTTCACCTCCCTgttggaggagaggggcgtcgagctcaagTTCACGAGCGGCGATTGGGGGGGTATGGCTCAGAGTGTTGGGAGCTATGACTTGATCATGAGCGCCGAGACGATCTATGCCGAGGACAGCGTGGGCCCGCTGCTCGACGTTATTCGGgctgcctctgcctcttccaagaaggagaacgGGAAGGAAAATGACCTCTCGGACTCGCTGGGCGCGCTCCAGATCGACGACTTCACGCGGGCGCCGCTGTCCGAGGGCTCTTCGGTTATTCTCATCGCTGCAAAG GTGCTTTACtttggcgttggcggggGACTGGATGCGTTCCTGGGCCAGGTtgaggggttgggtggtTGGAGCGTGCGTGTGCGTGATTGGGTGCggggggttgggcgggCGGTCGTGCGTATCGGGTGGTAA
- the EGD1 gene encoding uncharacterized protein (Nascent polypeptide-associated complex subunit beta), giving the protein MPQSHLQPTPRPLINHLPAVKTSMDKDKLAKLQAQVRIGGKGTPRRKQVKKSVTSAQGDDRKLQAALKKLGVSPIQGVEEVNMFKEDGNVLHFGAPKVAVHAALPSNTLAVYGPGQTKELTELVPGILNQLGPDSLANLRRLAESYQTLTQRQADAAKGKDGEVGDEDDIPDLVENFDEAEKKVADLEELE; this is encoded by the exons ATGCCGCAA AGCCACCTCCAACCCACCCCTCGACCCCTCATCAACCACCTGCCAG CCGTCAAAACAAGCatggacaaggacaagctcgccaagctccaggCTCAGGTCCGCATTG GCGGCAAGGGCACTCCCCGTCGCAAGCAGGTCAAGAAGTCGGTGACTTCGGCGCAGGGCGACGACCGCAAGCTCCAGgccgcgctcaagaagctcggCGTCTCGCCCATCCAgggcgttgaggaggtcaaCATGTTCAAGGAGGACGGCAACGTGCTTCACTTTGGCGCGCCGAAGG TCGCCGTCCACGCCGCGCTCCCCTCGAACACACTCGCAGTCTACGGCCCCGGCCAGACTAAGGAGCTCACCGAGCTCGTTCCCGGCATCCTTAACCAGCTCGGCCccgactcgctcgccaacctccgccgcctcgccgagtcGTACCAGACGCTCACGCAGCGccaggccgacgccgccaagggGAAGGACGGTGAGGtcggtgacgaggacgacatccCCGACCTGGTGGAGAActttgacgaggcggagaagaaggtggccgacctcgaggagctcgagtaG
- a CDS encoding uncharacterized protein (Double-stranded DNA-binding domain): protein MSFQLPAGMRPAQAPQQGGDDPEAAQRQAAQAEAKRTMIQAMLESEARERLSRISLTRPQLAAQVEDLLVRMGQQGQIRGQVSDDALKGLLEQVSAPAPAPAPKPTQNSARTRTLGSGITIQRKHDDSDSDEYDL, encoded by the exons ATGTCGTTCCAGCTCCCGGCAGGTATGCGCCCCGCCCAGGCTCCGCAGCAGGGCGGAGATGACCCCGAGGCGGCACAGCGGCAGGCCGCGCAGGCTGAGGCGAAGCGTACCATGATCCAGGCGATGCTCGAGTCCGAGGCTCGGGAGCGAC TCTCGCGGATATCCCTCACGCGCCCCCagctggcggcgcaggtcgaggacctccTCGTGCGCATGGGCCAGCAGGGCCAGATTCGCGGCCAGGTCTcggacgacgcgctcaagggTCTTCTCGAGCAA gtctcggcgcccgcgcccgcccCGGCCCCCAAGCCCACCCAGAAttcggcgcgcacgcgtACCCTCGGCTCGGGCATCACT atccAGCGCAAGcacgacgactcggactcggacgagtaTGACCTCTGA
- the ECM16 gene encoding uncharacterized protein (Helicase associated domain (HA2) Add an annotation) translates to MPPPVRERYNSKARGSVAGGSSHKNRKRKAKREGEPEEAKLAQPHHEAGMSSKKRKRLDSYIATSMAMVSSAGLGQNPFAPPTALQRAEIAEDKAVRRGIERLKRRHGEADSDSEDEGRRRVEVVATVAGQEEIETTVLETKGERKAREKAEARGSGKLKMPKKAGWNPELKTKGDSSSEFDSSDSGEDIESEAEAEKVEEPKELPKPAHSALKPVGGAVKPAAGIAPKASTGSALKPFNGSALKPSTGSALKPTAGSALKPSPGGALKANVGGALKTAADGSAYQPRVVTRGPKKFAPARRRQESSEISDGGEDSDGDDSDDEDSDDESDDDEDSDDEEDSDDEEDSDGASEEGSEGESESEGDDSDEQMEEDGDTDVAPKQKVNFKEWALKQMGSGDAEKSLAPDLLSAPVQPKKTPAPKTGEFVGPMGAAYHIPATSLLTGDEGLVARPALKRRPSVVEARMELPILAEEQTIVEAVRMHPVVIICGETGSGKTTQVPQMLYEAGFGFAGSANPGMVAVTQPRRVAAVSLAERVRDELGFPPSSGVVAHQIRYSSTTAPDTAIKFMTDGVLLRELANDFLLSRYSVVVVDEAHERGVNTDVLIGVLSRVARLREKRWRETEGADRLSPLRLVIMSATLRVADFAENATLFATPPPVIHIGARQHPVTVHFSRRTVSDYVGEAYKKVSKIHSRLPAGTILVFLTGQSEIMGLCRKLEAKFGDKGKKGKKPIKVEDEGRLKPEVIEAEDVDLGGDRDLAADVDDGVAESDDEALDTEDEDDLGIEDTDMPMTVLPLYSLLSQDAQMAVFRPPPDGHRLVIVSTNVAETSLTIPGVRYVVDSGRAKERQYDHASGVQTFAVSWISKASAAQRAGRAGRTGPGHCYRLYSSALFEDHMPAFGEPEILRMPIEGVVLNMKAMNIDAVINFPFPTPPDRQALRRAEALLTHLGALDRPSTTRMIAGVQKTGSAGGKITDLGRAMAAYPVSPRFAKMLAVGKENGCLSFVIAIVAGLSVGDPFVHENALEADSDEEGERGAELAGITSDSVRDKERRRDVRSRFFKRHAAFDSGESDMFKLLSAIGAYEHTPTTSFCAEYFLRPKAMQEIQQLRGQIARIAGISLSRMAPPSSKERKILRQILCAGFIDQVAVLESIASKKGSSAHSSARGVPYRALGVPEPVYLHPSSVLFHHTPPDFVVFSEVVRTARVCLKGVTKVQASWLAVLGKDMCSFSRPLETPGMRAKSLTATEREVVVVPHFGDLGVDLPPVKRKQRREGTRWVTLEE, encoded by the exons ATGCCCCCACCAGTGAGGGAACGGTACAATTCCAAGGCCCGAGGCTCCGTTGCTGGAGGGAGCTCTCACAAGAaccgcaagcgcaaggccaagcgcgagggcgaACCGGAAGAGGCTAagctcgcgcagccgcATCATGAGGCAGGCATGTCGagcaagaagcgcaagcggcTCGATTCGTACATTGCAA CGAGCATGGCGATGGTCTCGTCGGCTGGACTCGGGCAGAATCCCTTTGCTCCACCTACGGCGCTTCAGCGCGCCGAGATTGCTGAGGATAAGGCAGTACGACGGGGGATTGAGAGGCTGAAGAGGCGACatggcgaggccgacagcgactcggaggatgaaggaaggaggagagtcGAAGTTGTGGCCACGGTGGCCGGgcaggaggagattgagacGACCGTGTTGGAGACCAAGGGCGAGAGGAAAGCGCGAGAgaaggcggaggcgcgcgggagcggcaagctcaagatGCCCAAGAAG GCGGGATGGAACCCGGAGCTGAAGACGAAGggcgactcgtcgtccgagttTGACTCGTCCGACTCGGGAGAGGACATCGAGTCtgaggcagaggcagagAAAGTCGAGGAGCCGAAGGAGCTTCCAAAGCCCGCCCACTCGGCGCTGAAGCCGGTAGGCGGCGCCGTGAAGCCTGCAGCTGGGATTGCGCCCAAGGCCTCCACCGGGAGTGCGCTGAAACCTTTCAACGGGAGTGCTCTGAAGCCCTCAACTGGGAGTGCTCTGAAGCCTACAGCCGGTAGCGCGCTGAAACCGTCCCCCGGCGGCGCGCTTAAGGCGAACGTCGGAGGTGCTCTCAAGACTGCCGCGGACGGGTCGGCATACCAGCCCCGCGTTGTCACTCGCGGACCGAAGAAGTTTGCGCCCGCTCGCCGCAGGCAGGAGAGCAGCGAGATTagcgacggcggcgaagattcggacggcgacgattccgacgacgaagatTCGGACGatgagagcgacgacgacgaggacagcgacgacgaggaggacagcgacgacgaggaggacagcgacggggccagcgaggaggggagcGAGGGGGAGTCCGAGAGTGAGGGGGACGATTCCGACGAGCAGATGGAAGAAGACGGTGACACCGACGTTGCACCCAAGCAAAAGGTCAACTTCAAAGAGTGGGCGCTCAAGCAGATGGGTTCGGGGGACGCTGAGAAGAGCCTTGCCCCGGACCTCCTCTCGGCGCCCGTCCAGCCGAAGAAAACACCAGCCCCGAAGACTGGAGAGTTCGTCGGGCCTATGGGTGCTGCATACCACATCCCCGCCACCTCGCTGCTCACTGGTGATGAGGGTTTGGTGGCCAGACCCGCTCTCAAGCGCCGACCTtcggtcgtcgaggcgcggATGGAGCTTCCTATCTtggccgaggagcagaCGATCGTCGAGGCTGTGCGCATGCACCCAGTCGTGATCATCTGTGGCGAAACGGGTTCAGGAAAGACGACGCAGGTCCCCCAAATGCTCTACGAGGCCGGGTTCGGTTTCGCGGGCAGCGCGAATCCCGGCATGGTAGCGGTTACCCAGCCGCGCCGTGTGGCGGCCGTTTCTTtggccgagcgcgtgcgtgacgagctcggcttccccccttcctcggGGGTGGTTGCGCACCAGATTCGGTACAGTTCCACAACGGCGCCGGATACAGCGATCAAGTTCATGACGGACGGTGTGCTTCTGCGTGAGCTGGCCAacgacttcctcctctcccggTACAGTGTggttgtcgtcgacgaggcgcacgAGCGCGGTGTGAACACGGACGTGCTCATCGGTGTGCTCTCGCGTGTCGCGCGCTTGCGCGAGAAGCGCTGGCGCGAGACCGAGGGTGCTGACCGCCTCTcgcccctccgcctcgttATCATGTCTGCTACGCTGCGTGTGGCGGACTTCGCTGAGAACGCCACGCTCTTCGCCACGCCCCCGCCGGTCATCCACatcggcgcgcgccagcACCCCGTCACGGTTCACTTCTCCCGGCGTACAGTGAGCGACTACGTCGGCGAGGCCTACAAGAAGGTGTCCAAGATCCATTCGCGCCTGCCCGCGGGAACGATTCTGGTGTTCCTCACGGGCCAGAGCGAGATCATGGGGCTGTgccgcaagctcgaggccaagtttggcgacaagggcaagaagggaAAGAAGCCGATcaaggtggaggacgaggggaGGCTGAAGCCCGAGGTGattgaggccgaggacgtcgatCTGGGCGGGGACCGCGATCTAGCCGCGGATGTcgacgatggcgtcgcTGAGTCGGATGACGAGGCCCTTGAcacggaggacgaggacgacctcggcatcgaggaCACGGACA TGCCCATGACTGTGCTCCCGCTCTACTCTCTACTGTCGCAGGATGCACAGATGGCCGTCttccgccctcctcccgacGGCCATCGTCTCGTGATTGTGTCAACAAACGTTGCCGAAACGTCCCTCACCATCCCGGGGGTGCGCTACGTCGTCGACTCGGGCCGCGCCAAGGAGCGGCAATACGACCACGCGTCGGGTGTGCAGACCTTTGCAGTGAGCTGGATCTCCaaggcgagcgcggcgcagcgTGCGGGCCGTGCGGGCCGTACCGGTCCAGGACACTGTTACCGGCTCTACTCGAGCGCGCTATTTGAAGACCATATGCCGGCCTTTGGCGAGCCCGAGATCCTGCGTATGCCAATCGAAggcgtcgtcctcaacaTGAAGGCGATGAacatcgacgccgtcatTAACTTCCCCTTCCCGACCCCGCCTGACCGGCAAgcgctgcgccgcgccgaaGCCCTCCTCACCCATCTTGGGGCACTGGACCGGCCCTCTACCACCCGAATGATCGCCGGCGTACAGAAAACCGGAAGCGCGGGAGGAAAGAtcaccgacctcggccgcgcaATGGCAGCGTACCCCGTCTCGCCGCGTTTCGCAAAGATGCTCGCGGTGGGCAAGGAGAACGGCTGCCTGTCATTCGTCATTGCCATCGTGGCGGGATTGAGCGTCGGCGATCCGTTTGTCCATGAGAACGCTCTTGaggccgactcggacgaggagggagagaggggggCCGAGCTGGCTGGAATCACCAGCGATTCCGTGAGGGAcaaggagaggaggcgcgaCGTGCGTTCCCGCTTCTTCAAGCGGCACGCGGCATTCGACTCGGGCGAAAGCGACATGTTCAAGCTCCTCTCTGCGATCGGGGCATACGAGCATACTCCGACCACCTCTTTCTGTGCTGAATACTTCCTCCGCCCAAAGGCAATGCAGGAAATCCAACAACTTCGTGGACAAATTGCCCGGATCGCAGgcatctctctctctcgaATGGCGCCTCCCTCATCAAAGGAACGCAAGATTCTGCGCCAGATCCTCTGCGCCGGCTTTATCGACCAAGTGGCCGTCCTGGAGTCTATCGCATCCAAGAAGGGCTCATCGGCCCACTCGTCGGCCCGGGGCGTACCATACCGCGCATTAGGTGTTCCCGAACCTGTATACCTCCACCCGTCGAGTGTTCTGTTCCACCACACACCACCCGATTTCGTTGTTTTCAGCGAAGTCGTACGCACAGCACGAGTGTGTCTCAAGGGCGTTACAAAGGTTCAGGCAAGCTGGTTGGCCGTGCTGGGCAAGGACATGTGTAGCTTTTCTCGGCCGCTTGAGACGCCTGGGATGCGGGCAAAGAGTTTGACGGCTACGGAgagggaggtggtggttgtGCCACACTTTGGGGATTTGGGGGTGGATTTGCCGCCTGTTAAGCGCAAgcagaggagggaggggacGAGATGGGTTACGTTGGAGGAGTAG